A window of Cohnella herbarum contains these coding sequences:
- the cobD gene encoding threonine-phosphate decarboxylase CobD, with product MSDSPIGTELEPFGHGGDLVTASSRFGIPSSEWLDYSANINPLGPPVQVMGALSNGFRSIVNYPDPAHRELKRLLSDKLGVATDHLIIGNGAAENMALALLGLDIRSVGVVAPCFSEYAQLAEHFGAEVFTVVGKEENGFQADPDDLLPLLEKVDLLFLGHPNNPTGLTYTLDQLRTVARFAERASTYLVLDEAFIDFIAPDERVTLLPELEQYPHVILIHSMTKFYAIPGLRLGYAIAAPNLVRKMTRKQVTWSVNGLALLAGQACLHPDVAEYERRTRELIARERDFLQEEIKNGFGWQVWPGEANFLLVRVGKAWTASSLQQALGPKGVMIRSCAMYEGLTERDIRIAVRGREHNERLLQTFREANREAEREGRGVAE from the coding sequence ATGAGCGACAGCCCTATCGGAACCGAATTGGAGCCCTTCGGTCACGGGGGAGACCTTGTAACCGCATCAAGTCGATTCGGTATTCCTTCGAGCGAATGGCTCGACTACAGCGCGAACATTAATCCGTTAGGTCCGCCTGTTCAAGTGATGGGTGCCCTCTCTAACGGATTTCGTTCGATCGTCAATTATCCGGATCCGGCACATCGCGAGCTGAAGCGGTTGCTGTCAGATAAGCTTGGCGTCGCGACGGATCATCTGATCATCGGCAACGGCGCTGCGGAAAACATGGCTCTCGCCTTGCTTGGCTTGGATATCCGCTCGGTCGGCGTAGTCGCTCCATGTTTCTCGGAGTACGCGCAATTAGCGGAGCATTTCGGGGCGGAAGTGTTCACGGTCGTGGGCAAAGAAGAGAACGGCTTTCAAGCCGACCCGGACGATCTCCTGCCGCTCCTGGAAAAGGTAGATTTACTGTTCCTCGGCCACCCGAACAATCCGACGGGGTTGACCTATACGTTAGACCAGCTTCGAACGGTCGCCCGGTTCGCGGAACGCGCTTCTACTTATCTTGTCTTAGACGAAGCTTTCATCGATTTTATCGCTCCCGATGAGCGCGTAACGCTGTTGCCCGAGCTTGAGCAATATCCCCATGTCATTCTGATCCATTCGATGACGAAGTTTTACGCGATTCCCGGTCTCCGTCTCGGCTATGCGATTGCCGCTCCTAATCTCGTCCGGAAGATGACGCGCAAGCAGGTCACTTGGAGCGTTAACGGCTTGGCTCTCCTCGCCGGACAAGCATGCCTGCACCCGGATGTAGCCGAATATGAAAGAAGGACGCGCGAGCTTATTGCGCGGGAGAGGGATTTTCTGCAAGAGGAGATCAAGAACGGCTTCGGTTGGCAAGTGTGGCCCGGGGAAGCGAATTTTCTGCTCGTCAGGGTCGGGAAGGCATGGACGGCAAGCTCGCTTCAGCAGGCGTTAGGTCCTAAAGGCGTTATGATCCGAAGCTGCGCCATGTACGAAGGGTTGACCGAGAGAGACATCAGGATCGCGGTACGCGGCAGAGAACATAACGAACGGTTATTGCAAACGTTCCGGGAAGCGAATCGGGAAGCCGAGCGGGAAGGGAGGGGAGTTGCCGAATGA
- a CDS encoding bifunctional adenosylcobinamide kinase/adenosylcobinamide-phosphate guanylyltransferase codes for MKIVMVTGGVRSGKSAYAEKLTLEHSMVPSSNDRVLYVATGMRYDNEMDMRIERHLQRRPSSWDTLEAPDELSTAAYRGYGVILVDSLSAWIGNKLMAVPEERCRDVETTQFVQSQIREYLAELIQSEMVAVIIVTDEVGWGGVAMTPLGRWFQDVVGEVNQQLADQADEVIAVISGLPWRLKG; via the coding sequence ATGAAAATCGTCATGGTCACCGGGGGCGTTCGTTCGGGCAAAAGCGCATATGCCGAGAAGCTTACGCTCGAGCACTCCATGGTTCCTTCTTCTAATGACAGAGTCCTATATGTAGCTACCGGTATGCGATACGACAATGAAATGGATATGCGAATCGAACGTCATCTGCAACGCCGTCCGTCTTCGTGGGACACGTTGGAAGCTCCGGATGAACTATCCACGGCAGCCTATCGGGGATATGGCGTCATTCTTGTCGACTCGTTATCTGCATGGATCGGCAATAAATTAATGGCCGTCCCGGAAGAGCGATGCAGAGACGTTGAAACGACGCAGTTCGTCCAATCGCAAATTCGGGAATACCTCGCGGAATTGATACAGTCGGAAATGGTCGCGGTCATCATCGTCACGGATGAGGTTGGATGGGGTGGGGTAGCCATGACCCCGCTCGGGCGTTGGTTTCAAGACGTCGTAGGCGAGGTAAATCAGCAGCTTGCTGACCAAGCCGATGAGGTTATTGCCGTTATTAGCGGATTGCCTTGGAGGTTAAAGGGATGA
- the cobT gene encoding nicotinate-nucleotide--dimethylbenzimidazole phosphoribosyltransferase: protein MTPNVSQQLQFMTQSIKPMDLDAMEAAQLRLDSLTKPPGSLGKLEAIAKQAAGITGESLPDLSRKAVIVMAGDHGVCEEGISAFPAEVTPQMVLNFLGGGAAVNVLARHAGADVVCVDIGVNADLQHPELVSRKIRKGTANIAKGAAMSREEAVAAIRVGYDLVCELAAKGTRVFATGEMGIGNTTPSAAMLVALAGIPLEQAVGRGTGIDDARLRHKRGVIERALQVNAADPADPLDVLAKLGGLEIAGLVGVILGAAANRAVAVIDGFISSAAALVAGRLAPQALPYMMASHMSLEQGHAGMLEAVGLSPMIHMDMRLGEGTGAVLCFHLIDAAGKIMREMATFESAGVSQS, encoded by the coding sequence ATGACTCCGAACGTCTCTCAACAACTGCAATTTATGACCCAATCCATTAAACCAATGGATTTAGATGCGATGGAGGCTGCTCAGCTTCGGCTGGATAGCTTGACTAAGCCGCCCGGCAGCCTGGGCAAGCTCGAAGCTATCGCCAAGCAAGCGGCGGGGATAACCGGAGAAAGCCTCCCGGATCTGTCCCGAAAAGCGGTTATCGTTATGGCGGGCGATCATGGCGTGTGCGAAGAGGGTATTAGCGCGTTCCCAGCCGAAGTCACGCCTCAGATGGTGCTGAATTTCTTAGGCGGCGGAGCTGCGGTTAACGTGCTGGCACGCCATGCGGGAGCGGATGTCGTCTGCGTGGACATCGGCGTAAACGCGGATCTGCAGCACCCGGAGCTTGTGTCGCGCAAGATCCGCAAGGGCACCGCGAACATCGCGAAGGGAGCTGCGATGTCCCGGGAAGAAGCGGTCGCGGCCATCCGCGTCGGCTACGACCTCGTGTGCGAGCTCGCCGCCAAGGGAACCCGCGTGTTCGCGACGGGAGAGATGGGCATCGGCAACACGACGCCGAGTGCCGCCATGCTTGTCGCTCTGGCGGGAATCCCGCTAGAGCAAGCCGTTGGCCGCGGCACGGGCATCGACGATGCCCGCTTGCGGCATAAGCGCGGCGTCATCGAGCGCGCGCTGCAAGTGAACGCCGCCGACCCGGCCGATCCTCTCGACGTCCTCGCGAAGCTCGGAGGACTAGAGATTGCCGGCCTCGTCGGCGTCATACTAGGCGCTGCCGCCAATCGCGCCGTAGCCGTCATCGACGGCTTCATCTCTTCGGCCGCGGCACTTGTCGCCGGCCGCCTTGCTCCGCAAGCTTTGCCATACATGATGGCATCACATATGTCTCTGGAACAAGGGCACGCCGGCATGCTGGAAGCGGTCGGATTGTCCCCGATGATTCACATGGATATGCGTCTTGGCGAAGGTACGGGTGCGGTATTATGCTTTCATTTGATCGACGCGGCAGGAAAGATCATGCGGGAAATGGCAACGTTCGAGAGCGCGGGAGTGTCGCAATCATGA
- a CDS encoding cobyric acid synthase, whose amino-acid sequence MTDKYVIAGHRPARTLMIQGTASDVGKSILTTAICRILVQDGYAVAPFKSQNMSLNSYVTPDGKEIGRAQGMQADACGIAATTDMNPILLKPTTDRASQVVVHGKPYRTMDAFSYRNEYLAEAGLIVREALNRLRAEYDVIILEGAGSPAEINLKDRDIVNMRMAGWADAPVILVADIDRGGVFASIVGTLELLEPDERARVKGFIINKFRGDVGLLQPGLDWLENRTGKPVLGVIPHIDKLRLESEDSLSIQTSSLAAGTDEERLDIAVIRFPRIANFTDIDPLFAERDTSVRYVTRVEDFGQPDIVLLPGSKNTAEDLLFLKETGLDLAILAHREQGGWLTGICGGYQMLGQKLLDPDGIESGNEYLAGLGLFPMETVFSPDKKTERVFGQAIGWRIGENSADNSTEDGRTFPMNVPIEGYEIHMGITSFIQSVEHPMSIGLKREPGVSETLYHEGARSTDGKVWGTYIHGILHNDEFRRNWLNAIRSGKGWMPLEGLLNFNGLREAEFDRLADHVRRYMNMPKVYEIIATGQENGQ is encoded by the coding sequence ATGACGGATAAATATGTTATCGCGGGTCATCGACCGGCGCGGACGTTGATGATACAAGGGACGGCATCGGATGTCGGCAAAAGCATCCTGACGACGGCGATATGCCGCATCCTTGTTCAAGACGGGTATGCCGTAGCCCCGTTCAAATCGCAAAACATGTCGCTGAACAGCTACGTGACGCCCGACGGTAAAGAGATCGGACGCGCGCAAGGCATGCAAGCCGATGCTTGCGGCATCGCGGCCACGACCGACATGAATCCGATCTTGCTCAAGCCGACGACGGATCGAGCTTCGCAAGTCGTCGTGCACGGAAAGCCGTACCGCACGATGGACGCATTCAGCTACCGCAACGAATATTTAGCCGAAGCCGGCCTTATCGTGAGGGAAGCCTTGAACCGGCTTCGCGCCGAGTATGATGTCATAATCCTCGAGGGCGCGGGCAGTCCCGCGGAGATTAATCTTAAAGATCGCGACATCGTGAACATGAGAATGGCGGGCTGGGCGGACGCTCCGGTTATTCTGGTCGCGGACATCGACCGCGGAGGCGTATTCGCTTCGATCGTCGGAACGTTGGAGCTTCTAGAGCCGGATGAACGGGCGAGGGTAAAAGGGTTTATCATCAATAAATTTCGCGGCGATGTCGGGCTGCTTCAGCCGGGTCTGGATTGGTTGGAAAATCGGACGGGCAAACCGGTACTCGGCGTCATTCCGCATATCGATAAACTGAGACTGGAATCGGAGGATTCCTTGTCGATCCAGACCTCTTCCTTGGCTGCCGGGACGGATGAAGAGCGATTGGACATCGCGGTCATCCGGTTTCCGCGCATTGCGAATTTCACGGACATCGATCCTCTCTTCGCGGAGAGGGATACGTCCGTGCGGTATGTGACTCGGGTCGAAGATTTCGGACAACCCGATATTGTCCTGCTCCCCGGGAGCAAAAACACGGCGGAAGACCTTTTGTTCCTTAAGGAAACGGGGCTAGATCTAGCCATTCTCGCTCATCGAGAACAAGGGGGATGGCTCACGGGCATTTGCGGCGGTTATCAGATGCTTGGACAAAAGCTGCTTGACCCGGATGGCATCGAATCCGGCAACGAGTATTTAGCCGGCCTTGGTTTGTTTCCGATGGAAACCGTATTCTCGCCGGACAAGAAGACGGAGCGCGTCTTCGGCCAAGCGATCGGATGGAGAATCGGTGAAAATAGCGCCGATAATAGCACTGAAGATGGACGTACATTCCCGATGAACGTACCGATCGAAGGATACGAAATCCATATGGGAATCACCTCTTTTATCCAATCCGTAGAACATCCGATGAGCATCGGACTAAAGCGGGAACCTGGAGTTTCGGAAACCCTGTATCATGAAGGGGCTCGATCGACGGACGGCAAAGTATGGGGAACTTATATTCACGGAATATTGCATAATGACGAGTTCCGGCGCAATTGGTTAAACGCGATCCGATCCGGTAAGGGCTGGATGCCGCTCGAAGGGCTATTAAACTTTAACGGGCTGCGCGAAGCGGAGTTCGATCGTTTAGCCGACCATGTGCGCCGGTATATGAACATGCCTAAAGTATATGAAATCATAGCAACGGGACAGGAGAACGGACAATGA
- the cobS gene encoding adenosylcobinamide-GDP ribazoletransferase, with translation MSAFWQAVGFLTRFPVPAKAQTLKGWDNSPRYYPVVGLMLGAVIWLVGWLAELGFGSFGFTVSAVVIVASWIFLTGALHLDGWMDLADGLGSYRSRERMLEIMKDSRVGAMGVVAAIVLIGLKVAALQQLVIHDELAIVAMVPAVARFALLGVIYIFPYIQVQGLGTGLRQGVNRASLVLNLLLLLAVAYFIAGFIGWVAIGAVIVAAWLFGRFIVRKLGGFTGDAYGALVEAMETFMLLIILILVNHFG, from the coding sequence ATGAGCGCATTCTGGCAGGCTGTCGGCTTCTTGACCCGGTTTCCCGTTCCGGCTAAAGCTCAGACCCTGAAGGGATGGGATAACAGCCCTCGCTACTACCCTGTCGTAGGTCTTATGCTCGGAGCCGTCATTTGGTTAGTCGGTTGGCTTGCGGAGCTCGGATTCGGATCGTTTGGTTTCACGGTGTCCGCAGTCGTAATCGTAGCCTCGTGGATCTTCTTGACCGGAGCGCTTCATCTGGATGGCTGGATGGATTTAGCGGATGGTTTGGGCAGTTACCGCAGCCGTGAACGGATGCTTGAAATTATGAAAGACAGCCGAGTCGGAGCCATGGGCGTCGTCGCGGCCATCGTTCTCATCGGTCTGAAGGTTGCGGCCTTGCAGCAACTCGTTATTCATGACGAACTCGCCATAGTCGCAATGGTGCCGGCGGTAGCAAGGTTTGCGCTTCTTGGCGTTATCTATATTTTCCCATATATACAGGTTCAAGGCTTAGGCACCGGGTTGCGACAAGGCGTAAATCGAGCTAGCCTCGTGCTTAATCTGCTCTTGCTGCTAGCCGTTGCGTATTTCATCGCAGGATTCATCGGATGGGTAGCGATAGGCGCAGTCATCGTTGCCGCGTGGCTATTCGGACGATTTATCGTGCGCAAGTTAGGCGGCTTTACCGGAGATGCTTACGGCGCTCTTGTTGAAGCGATGGAAACTTTTATGCTGCTGATCATTCTGATTCTAGTCAATCATTTCGGGTAA